In one Bacillus rossius redtenbacheri isolate Brsri chromosome 11, Brsri_v3, whole genome shotgun sequence genomic region, the following are encoded:
- the LOC134537000 gene encoding 6-phosphofructo-2-kinase/fructose-2,6-bisphosphatase 1 isoform X11: protein MNVFNLGEYRRQVTTAYKNHEFFRPDNHEAMAIRTQCAIDAMKDVCNWLENGGGEVAVFDATNSTADRRLLIHDIVVNQMGFKLFFVESVCDDPQIIEQNIREVKINSPDYQNMNKEMALRDFLQRIEHYQERYEPLDEKAEALFSFMKIINTGEKVVVHKHEGHIQSRIVYYLMNIHIIPRTIYVTRHGESDHNLQGRIGGDSDLSARGRQYAAALSQYIQQQEIPGLRVWTSWLKRTIQTVAGIPAPQERWKALNEIDAGICEEMTYEEIAEKHPEDFAARDQNKFTYRYPRGESYEDLVARLEPVIMELERQGNVLVVCHQAVLRCLLAYFLDKSADELPYLQVPLHTIIKLTPVAYGCKMEMVKLPIDAVNTHRAKPKIFSRNKERDGDKVPGFLDDNFKREKWSEPDINHTAS from the exons atgaacg TGTTCAACCTGGGGGAGTACCGGCGGCAGGTGACCACGGCCTACAAGAACCACGAGTTCTTCCGCCCGGACAACCACGAGGCGATGGCCATCCGGACGCAGTGCGCCATCGACGCCATGAAGGACGTGTGCAACTGGCTGGAGAACGGTGGCGGGGAGGTCGCT GTGTTTGATGCCACTAATTCGACCGCCGACCGCAGGCTCCTGATCCACGACATCGTCGTGAACCAGATGGGGTTCAAGCTGTTCTTCGTGGAGTCGGTGTGCGACGACCCCCAGATCATCGAGCAGAACATCAGG GAAGTGAAGATCAACAGCCCCGACTACCAGAACATGAACAAGGAGATGGCTCTGCGGGACTTCCTGCAGCGGATAGAGCACTACCAGGAGCGCTACGAGCCCCTGGACGAAAAGGCGGAGGCTCTTTTCAGCTTCATGAAGATCATCAACACAG GCGAGAAGGTGGTCGTACACAAGCACGAGGGCCACATTCAGAGCCGCATCGTCTACTACCTGATGAACATCCACATCATTCCCCGGACTATTTACGTGACGCGA CACGGCGAGAGCGACCACAACCTGCAGGGGCGGATCGGTGGGGACTCGGACCTGTCTGCGCGCGGGCGGCAGTACGCGGCCGCGCTGTCGCAGTACATCCAGCAGCAGGAGATCCCGGGGCTCCGCGTCTGGACTTCGTGGCTCAAGCGCACCATCCAGACCGTGGCGGGCATCCCCGCGCCCCAGGAGCGCTGGAAGGCGCTCAACGAGATAGACGCG GGCATCTGCGAAGAGATGACGTACGAGGAGATCGCGGAGAAGCACCCCGAGGACTTTGCGGCGCGCGACCAGAACAAGTTCACGTACAGGTACCCGCGGGGGGAGAGCTACGAGGACCTGGTGGCGCGGCTGGAGCCCGTCATCATGGAGCTGGAGCGGCAGGGCAACGTGCTGGTGGTGTGCCACCAGGCGGTGCTGCGCTGCCTGCTGGCCTACTTCCTCGACAAGTCCGCAG ATGAGCTGCCGTACCTGCAGGTGCCGCTGCACACCATCATCAAGCTCACGCCCGTGGCGTACGGCTGCAAGATGGAGATGGTGAAACTGCCCATCGACGCCGTCAACACGCACAGAGCCAAGCCCAAG
- the LOC134537000 gene encoding 6-phosphofructo-2-kinase/fructose-2,6-bisphosphatase 1 isoform X12, translated as MNVFNLGEYRRQVTTAYKNHEFFRPDNHEAMAIRTQCAIDAMKDVCNWLENGGGEVAVFDATNSTADRRLLIHDIVVNQMGFKLFFVESVCDDPQIIEQNIREVKINSPDYQNMNKEMALRDFLQRIEHYQERYEPLDEKAEALFSFMKIINTGEKVVVHKHEGHIQSRIVYYLMNIHIIPRTIYVTRHGESDHNLQGRIGGDSDLSARGRQYAAALSQYIQQQEIPGLRVWTSWLKRTIQTVAGIPAPQERWKALNEIDAGICEEMTYEEIAEKHPEDFAARDQNKFTYRYPRGESYEDLVARLEPVIMELERQGNVLVVCHQAVLRCLLAYFLDKSADELPYLQVPLHTIIKLTPVAYGCKMEMVKLPIDAVNTHRAKPKVPGFLDDNFKREKWSEPDINHTAS; from the exons atgaacg TGTTCAACCTGGGGGAGTACCGGCGGCAGGTGACCACGGCCTACAAGAACCACGAGTTCTTCCGCCCGGACAACCACGAGGCGATGGCCATCCGGACGCAGTGCGCCATCGACGCCATGAAGGACGTGTGCAACTGGCTGGAGAACGGTGGCGGGGAGGTCGCT GTGTTTGATGCCACTAATTCGACCGCCGACCGCAGGCTCCTGATCCACGACATCGTCGTGAACCAGATGGGGTTCAAGCTGTTCTTCGTGGAGTCGGTGTGCGACGACCCCCAGATCATCGAGCAGAACATCAGG GAAGTGAAGATCAACAGCCCCGACTACCAGAACATGAACAAGGAGATGGCTCTGCGGGACTTCCTGCAGCGGATAGAGCACTACCAGGAGCGCTACGAGCCCCTGGACGAAAAGGCGGAGGCTCTTTTCAGCTTCATGAAGATCATCAACACAG GCGAGAAGGTGGTCGTACACAAGCACGAGGGCCACATTCAGAGCCGCATCGTCTACTACCTGATGAACATCCACATCATTCCCCGGACTATTTACGTGACGCGA CACGGCGAGAGCGACCACAACCTGCAGGGGCGGATCGGTGGGGACTCGGACCTGTCTGCGCGCGGGCGGCAGTACGCGGCCGCGCTGTCGCAGTACATCCAGCAGCAGGAGATCCCGGGGCTCCGCGTCTGGACTTCGTGGCTCAAGCGCACCATCCAGACCGTGGCGGGCATCCCCGCGCCCCAGGAGCGCTGGAAGGCGCTCAACGAGATAGACGCG GGCATCTGCGAAGAGATGACGTACGAGGAGATCGCGGAGAAGCACCCCGAGGACTTTGCGGCGCGCGACCAGAACAAGTTCACGTACAGGTACCCGCGGGGGGAGAGCTACGAGGACCTGGTGGCGCGGCTGGAGCCCGTCATCATGGAGCTGGAGCGGCAGGGCAACGTGCTGGTGGTGTGCCACCAGGCGGTGCTGCGCTGCCTGCTGGCCTACTTCCTCGACAAGTCCGCAG ATGAGCTGCCGTACCTGCAGGTGCCGCTGCACACCATCATCAAGCTCACGCCCGTGGCGTACGGCTGCAAGATGGAGATGGTGAAACTGCCCATCGACGCCGTCAACACGCACAGAGCCAAGCCCAAG